The Apostichopus japonicus isolate 1M-3 chromosome 20, ASM3797524v1, whole genome shotgun sequence nucleotide sequence gggaagggggtttAGTTAAGCTAACTATTACGTCATTTGTATGAACAtattatagtaatatatattattgctTATATAGAGTTTTAGTCTTTGCTCTTTCTAACTTTGTTAACTAGAATGTTTTCAATCGATTAGCAAAGAGCATATCCAtctataatattaatatagtagTGTAACATTCTCGTTTGAAAGAGCCAAAGTTTATTGTATTTTCGAAAACACTAAAACAATTCCCCAAATGGTGGGCAATTGGGTCAATTTCTAGTAAGaatttgtcaaaaaattaaacttatattttgctgaaataattcatttttagGATTTGAATAAACAACTGAATTTGAACGATGCTTTAGTTCTCAATTCTTGTAAAAtctttttatacaatttttagatctgcaatgatttgtttaactatgattattttattcttcTATCATGTTTGTCTATACTTTCAGTTTAATGATAATGTTTTACATTCCTATTAATAAATaagtattttatatattaataatggATTTTAATCAACTTCCAGTTCAAAACAAACATGAGATCTTGTAAGATCTTGTAAGATCTTCAAGTAAgcgagaaaacaaaaattgttttagAGGTTGCTGAAAAAATGTAAAGACAATAACTAAAGTTTCGGCTTTCCTTTGTACTGCCAACCCTCTTATGTTTAGCGGTAAAAacatttcttgttttaattGAAAATCAAGCAAGTACACAGAGAGCTGTAGATCGTCTaattaaaaacagttttatGTTTCACGTGTTTACtaattatgattttttattattattattattttctttgcccTTTGCAACCCCTTTTGTGTAGTTTTTCGGTTAATTTAATTTTCGGCTTCAGGTGATATTTTTGTGTACAATATATAAAGTaccaaattaattaaatatctcATATTGtttaacatatcaaatatttatagaaaaaaattaatatacgTGTCTATAATTGATTTCCATATAATGGACTAATTATGTTTCCGTTAATTTCAAAATTAGGGGATAAACTACATAGAGGCCTTACCATACAATAACATATTACGTTACATTTCTAACTATATGTAGTATCTATATATGTAAACCGTTTGTTTGtctaataaaacaaacataaaacattGCTCTACTGGCACCGACGTAGCTAACAACGAAAAGGTTAAACGAACTTGGTTTTATAAATAGCATATCGTATATcatattgtgcatagataccgAAGACCTATATCACATTGTGCATATATGGATCTAATATTACAACTTGGGGAGAATTCCAAACGGAACTACACTTCTTCGCTCAAGTAGCCTATGTTGATTGTACTCAGTTGTCATTCATTGCGTAATGGGGGGGAATTACGTGATAAATGCACGGTGTTGCTGAATGTAAATTCAAGTTGTAGACTTAGTGTGTCAGTATAACACGACAGCATAGCtaaaatatgatcatattttgCTACGTACAACGTAACAATTCTACAATTATCGTATAACTTGTCAACTcgacaaaattaaaattatttttgtttcttagaCTATacagtccagtcactttaaacGATGAACCTCACTTTGTTAAAGGATAATTTCTCACAAATTAAAGTTCGTCAGTATAGAGAAATACAACATGGAGCTGATAATAGTGAGATTTAATGGTCTACAATATACTTTCTGTCCCTATTGTTATCCTTTAAATAAATAATCGGCTATTTAGTTACAAACCTCGGATTGTTCGGCGTTTCCGTGGTTCCTTGTGTTAGATTTCTTTATGGTGTGTTCATGTATACCTTATCGATACATCGAGTATCCGGTACCAAAGGATTCCATCAATTTCAATGATTCACTTtgcaatgttattttctttctttttttacttcATATTCTGGTATTTACTTTGTGTTCGCTATACGTGTTCTGTATTATCTATCAGATCTTTGACATTAGCCTATGTTCGAAATTTCACACATATTATATTGGTATGGATCTAATATTAAAGTAAGGGGAATTCCAAACGGTCAAAAATATAACTCATATATAGTTATCAGTTAAACAAAGAGTGTGGTGATGCAATTATCTTTTTGAATACAAAGATCATTTTACCAATGAATGACGTAAGATTATTTCACGAAAtgtcacttttttttatataggcctatgatgAGTGATCATGGAAGCTGTATTGGGTAGTAAGTTCGGTCACAATAACTTTTAGCTCAATCACGTCATTAATTACAAATGATTGGGTACTCCTTAGTCTATTAATGAAAGATATGTGTATAAAAACGGTATAGTGCCTGACGTATATATGGTTGGCCACAATGGACAAAATTCGGGAATTCATACACTaagacataggcctatattcaaattaattctTGCATTAAATCAATTTAATATCAGCATAGGatattcgatttaatgctgACATAAATTCGATTTAAAGCTGATCTATTCGACCAATGAGCATGCAGGAATATATGTCTGCATATAATCACTTTCGACGACAATTCAACAGCCAATCCCCGGTCTTGTTAGAAATGGATCACGGCGCTGGTTATAAAATGCAGATTGTCACCAGTTACTCagcatcaagggcgtaggaaccgggggggggggggctgggggggggggcgccagccccccagtgaaaaatgtggaggggcggaagtatcattccgcccccccggttcgcaagtcacccctttttcatttccaaatgagaaaaaaatctcatttggagcaccaaattgcatctgaggccacctggaaatgcaaaaaattccaaaggggaggggcacaccccctccccttagacccctcccccaggccggccatcagtcttcagcccccccactcaaaagtaccttcctacgccactgtgaaaaacacattgcaaattattttccttttagtaggtgcccaaaaaattctcagcatattgctagaattttcaccaaaaaaaattggttggggggggctgcagtccccagcccccccgcctcctacgcctatgtgagCTAGCCGCCTACATCTATGATAAGAAAGCGTCTAACGTTAGGCCTGAGCTTGTTGTAGTATAGTTTGCCTTTATCTAGGCTATATATAGTATGATTATCCCGCCTGTTAGTGTAGAGTATCTAACAAGAGCGGTGATTGGCTAATACTGAATTATTGTCGGACGTGGCTGAATTGTTGTCGGAAGTGATTATATGTAGACATAATATTCCTGCATTCTCATTGGTCGAATATATGTcagcattaaatcgaatatatgctGACATTAAATCTAATATATGCtagcattaaatcgaatatatatcAGCTTAAAATCGACTATATGCCCTCATGAAATCCATTTTATGCCtgaattaatttgaatatatgccATAAATGGAATTTATGTCagcataaaaaaatataaataaaaaattaatgtcAGCATAAAAAATCACGAATTTTTTCCACTGTGGCCAACCGTaaacgtttcgatcctagcttGTCCATCTTCAGAGGAAGACGAAAGCGAAGAAAGAAAAGGGACACAAGTAACTTAGACGGACGGACAAGTTAATTGAACATTGAACACTGAATAGAGTTGAAATATAAAATCTGTCTCAAGCAGTTTGGTGACAATTACTCACTCTCCACCCATCTCTATGCACCCCTCCCTCTCtgcacctctctccacccacaTATCTTTCTGcacctctctctatctctgcaACTCTCTCTGCACCTCTCTCCACGCACCTCTCTCCTGCACCTCTCTGCACCtccttctctctccacctctctgcACCCATCTCTCCATCTCTCCATCTCTGCACCTCTCTGCACCTCTCTGCACCTCTCTGCACCTCTCTTCACGCCTCTCTCCATGCACCTCTCTCCtgcacctctctctctctatctctcggCACCTCACCGTCTCTCTAGCATGAATCCTGTACAAAGTACTCTTCCCATCCCAAACCGCTTGTAAACCGCATAGGAAAGTTGTGTCTCCGGGATACGGTGCACATTTCCACCAGCTGCAAGTGCAAGGGATTATGATTTGcaacaaacatatcaaatttgatgataaacttAACTTCACATCATCACATTGACGATATGTGTGCAGGAAGGTTTCTCAAGAAGTCGGTATTCTGAACCGTCTGAGATTTCAACTGTCAAAAAGAACTTTCCCTTCTACAGATAATAACACCATTATCTTACCTTATTTATGTCACTGTAATTCTGACTGGGCCAACAACTCTCCTACTCGACTGCAGAGACttcatgtttttcaaaatatgGCAGTTGGTTACATTTCAAAGGACTCTCTTTCTTAGAGTTATCCCCTTTTCGTCAAACACAACACCATCAATCTTTATCAACAAATACAAAACGGCCACCTTGATGTTCTAATTTTGTGATGGGGTTATACCTACTAACTGTTTCAACCTATCTTTTTTTCAACCGTCCGCCGCACACAACCACAACACAATATTCAACAAATCTCTCAGCATTCCTGTAAATCGTTTGAAATCCATGCAGTATTGTATCTGTTTCAAAGGTCCTAAGGTCTGCAACTCTATGTGCAATAATTAAGTCGTCCATAGACTCATGTtgaaacaattcaacaatggaaGAATGATGTGTATAATGCTAGCTTCCTGATTCAAGTTGATGAACGATGAAGTTATTGATGATACTTTGAGTGAATAATGATTGTATTATTGGTGAGGTTGGTTGATCGCTATTTGAATAGGAATACGTTCATATTAATGGCCGTTAAAATTGAGGAAGATCGAtggtgattgattgattgatttactTATTGATAGTTGATAATGTTATTGATGATACTTTGAGTGCATAATGATTGTATTATTGGTGAGGTTGGTTGATCGCTATTTGAATTGGAAAACGTTCATATTGATGGCCGTTAAATTGAAGAAGATCGATGgtgattgattgactgatttACTTATTGATAGTTGATAATGTTATTGATGATACTTTGAGTGCATAATGATTGTATTATTGGTGAGGTTGGTTGATCGCTATTTGAATGGGAAAACGTTCATATTGATGGCCGTTAAATTGAAGAAGATCGATGgtgattgattgactgatttACTTATTGATAGTTGAAGATGTTATTGATGATACTTTGAGTGCATAATGATTGTATTATTGGTGAGGTTGGTTGATCGCTATTTGAATGGGAAAACGTTCATATTGATGGCCGTTAAATTGAAGAAGATCGATGgtgattgattgactgatttACTTATTGATAGTTGAAGATGTTATTGATGATACTTTGAGTGAATAAAGATTGAATTATTGGTGAGGTTGGCTGATCACTATTTGAATGGGAAAACGTTCATATTGATGGCCGTTAAATTGAAGAAGATCGATTgtgattgattgactgatttACTTATTGATAGTTGATAATGTTATTGATGATACTTTGAGTGAATAATGATTGTATTATTGGTGAGGTTGGTTGATCACTATTTGAATGAGAATACGTTCATTAATGGCCGTTAAATTGAGGAAGATCGATGctgattgattgactgatttACTTATTGATAGTTGACAAATTTATTGATGATACTTTGAATAATGATTGCATTAATAGTGAGGTTAGTTTATCACTGAAGAGACTGCATTCAATTTTGAAGAAGATCGATagtaattgattgattgattgataccgtAATAGATGATGTAATTGGTGAGACTTTGAAATATACTGATACCCAATTGTTATTTAGAAAAGCACACCTTTATTGAACAattaaaaattgtatttaaaaaTAGTCCGTTTCCAAAAAACACAGTCAAATATTGGAATTTGTGGTGCAAAACCCAGAAAGGCTCCATCTCTTTGGTAAATTGACAGGTATATATTGGTTGGACTTCTCAAACATGCCCCCCTGCCCTTCAATACATGTGCCTCTCGAGACTGAACCCTTTTCCGCCCCCTTGTCAAATCTTACGAAATATGTTACATGATGCGGATGTAACCGATCTCTGACTCCAACTTATTACAAAAACacgattttaatttttttttctgtttaaatATATAGGTTATTctacatttctgaaaatagagCCTCTCAAGTTTAGATACAATGGCGAATGCAGGGAACAAACCCTCCAATCCAGGAGTGAAAAGAGGAATATTTGGCACAGTGAGGTCCTTGGATCTTCGTGCTCACAGGTGTATCATCTCCCTAAAAGACCATCGCGGCAAGAAACTCGGTAGCGGAATATTGGATACTGAGAAATTAGAAGCTCGGCTGGAGGGCGTCTCTTGCTTTGACTCATTCATCGGAAAGTCCCGTCCACTAATTGCGACAATAATTCCACTAACTACAGAGAGAGCTCAAGAGTTAAGCTGGCGAGATGGACAGTGGGAAGTGGTTGGAGTTCGCCCGAGAGGCTGTAAACCGGAACCATCAAATATACCAGGCACGTTCAAGACCTCTGGTCAGAAACCGAGATCATATGCTCCCTCTATGGCCTACTGCAAGCAGGCGCTTTCTCTCTCCCCAGGAGTGCGATCAGGACCACCGAAGGAGCTGATTGCCAAGGTTTTACATTATTTTCGTAAACTGGTGGGGCAATGGGGGCACTTCCCAATACAAGAGTTCTACAACGTGATTCGAAGTCGTGAAGAATATACCGATGTCATCGCCTATTTTCGATCTAAAGACGACATACTCCAATTCCTTCGCGCCTACCCTCAGTATTTCTCAGTGACGGGAAATGGCAGCCATGTTTATTTTCCGTATCGCTTTCCGGAAGATGAGTTAAAAGCTCTCCTGACGAAACAGCGAAAGATCGCGACAAGTGATAGAACTCCCGAAATTTTGGTGATCGAAGATGTAGACTCATGCAAACGTGAGGTAGCCAGACTCCAACGGAGAGCCAGAGAAGGAAGGCAGCTGATTCTCGCAATTGACTGCGAGGGAGTCAATCTTGGTAAGTGGACACctctaagggggggggggggtggcggggcGAGTGGGGCTGGCGACATTGTTGATAAGTTTCGGTTGCACGAAATAGATGTTCCGGTTACAGGCATTGTGACAGTTGTGACAACGTTAGGCAGGCAATGTGACACTGAAGGGGTTTTTGCAGTACCATACTAAGCTTCACTTGTATAGGTATCTTCCATGGCATGCGGTGCGATACCTTAAGAGTCACACAGTTGGCAAATGCAGCCAGTGAGAGCAATAAACTGAGAGTCCTATCAAATCTGTAATACTGAACGAGACATACCATCGTCATGATCATGTCGTCACAGTCTGCTTGTATGGGGCTGAGAGGGCTGGGGGCTGAGGTGGCTGAGGGGGCCGAGGAAAGACCTGCCATTGGGTCATATATCAATCATTACGCTGTGTCGATTAACCAATGGCGCTTATAGTTTCGAGATTCGACCGACAGTTCTTCTCAAATGAACATTTTGTGTATTCAATGTTCATACATCATGATGAAACATGTAGAATTTATAATGCTGTTTTTACCTTTATATCAAAGGCAAGGAAGGTCCATTGACACTGATTCAGATTGGAACGGAAGAGGGCGAGGTCTTTGTGTTTGATGTACTTGCAACGCCTGACCCGAAAGATATGTTCATTCATGGAGGTTTGAAGGCGCTCCTAGAAAATCCGAATATCCGAAAGGTATGGAAAACAAAAGACGTACACGTATACGGTATCATATCTATAATGACAAGCAGATATGGTAATCTCGTCTccaagaaatatatgaaaagtTTGTGGACTGCAATGAAACTGAATAATTGTCGCAGCCATGATGCGTTAAAGTGTCTAGATCATTCAAAACATGTTACCGAACTGTTCATGGTAATATGATTCACTGGAGGTAGTTAAGCAAATCCCTGATATTAAATGACATCTAGATTATATGATTGATTCCGAGTAATAAAAAACTTCCTCTCCTGGTATCATAAAGCTgttaaataaagagaaaaaaagtgaCTATGCACCCTGTCTATACAGTatcgtgcacaggatttcataagcggtttgggggggggggggaattggggAAAATCAAAGTTCCCCGACTAATTTAAATAGAAGGGCATGGACCTTTTGGACATGTACGGACTGTAGATGGATCAAAACCTTTACGAATGATGGGGTGCGGCTGTGGGGTCCTTGAATACCACTCACAGTTAGGATGTGGGAGGGGTTTGTTGGTCTTCCCAGGGAAAAACGCATATTTTAGAGGCCTAtttggtgcattctgaggcaaaCTAGAAGACAATAAAGTACGTCTATATTAGTATGATCCTTGTAAGAGAGAGAAGGACATCGACTGTCAACTTCTTATTCAttaggaagagcgaaaaacagCAGCTCCGAAAAGCATAGTGAGATTATATTTACTTTCCATTGCAAGATAATGTGAAAAGCAATATTTGGCGGTCTGAGGAATAGCCAAGGGAAACTGAAGACAGAGAAGGACTGATCAATCAGTGGACAGTAAGCGTTACTTTACCTCGTGTCTACGACATTAGGATCAGCTAAAATGACCATACtacaatatctttcttttttccaggTCATACATGACTGTCGATCCGATCAGTGCGCCCTCTATTTCCAATTTGGCGTCACTTTGACAAATGTCTTTGATACCTCGGTAAGTTTAAAACCTTTAACCTTTGCACAAGTCACGAGATTCTTTGGATAACATTGTAAACAAAGAGCAATATGTATAAGTGTCATAAATATATGACATAACAAGACAATGTCTTTGGCATAAACAAGGTCCCGGATCTTGACTAGATACAAACAACACAACCGAAGTGAATAAGTGCCATAATAATCAATGACAATACAAGTGGCATAAATGAGGTCCCGATATGGGAGACCGTGGAAGACTTCTTAATCAAATGTGAACCTGTTTAGCTAAGTTATAGAGCACTGCTGTGTTGAATTGACTTATTGAATTGCTTTAACAGTATCAATTACAGACAAAAGtgaagatcatgtgtagtaccTGATCTTCACTGCTACACGGTACACTGTGTAGATATCTAATAATGATCATACGCAGTATGCGGTGATACCTCACTTGTCTTAACTTCGTCATGATCACTTAGTTAGAATCTCAGTATAAGGGTACTGGGGTTGAGAGTCTATCAAgttgtgttttgggtttttagGGCTAATGTTCTATCTTGGgcaactttcttctttttcttttttttacaaaaagcaATTTTCTGGTTTGTTTCAATGTTAAACAGGCCGCTTACACCACCATTTGGGATCAGTGTAACATCTTTTCGGGACCTTTTAGACCAAAGCTGGCTTCGCTTCTTGAGATATTCCGATTGACAGCGGAACAAAAGACCGAAGAATTTGCCGAGTTGCTGCACAATGAACAGTTGTTTGGACAGCGCCCTCTAACTGAGGAAATGATCGAGTATGCCTCTGATGACGTGTTGTGCTTGCTTCCTGTGATCTACGAGTCTTTGGACAAGTAAGtgaaataacctttgaccttgatCAAGACGATGAACGACATTGCAGCAGATTATGAAGACTTCATTTTTCACATGTGTGCATAACTTACCATGAACTTTAACGAAATATTTGACACGTGTAGGTCGACTCGAAAACCGGGCGAAAAGTGAATGCAAAGAACTGAAGCCCAGTATTATATAACTTAACTTGGCTATGCGATCATGATACTATGTTTGATTTTCTTTAGTTCTTGATAGACTGTTAACGTGAGCAGGTCtaataattaatgtaaaatttataataattagcaattaaaaaccaatgtgaacaattatatta carries:
- the LOC139961883 gene encoding uncharacterized protein isoform X1, with product MANAGNKPSNPGVKRGIFGTVRSLDLRAHRCIISLKDHRGKKLGSGILDTEKLEARLEGVSCFDSFIGKSRPLIATIIPLTTERAQELSWRDGQWEVVGVRPRGCKPEPSNIPGTFKTSGQKPRSYAPSMAYCKQALSLSPGVRSGPPKELIAKVLHYFRKLVGQWGHFPIQEFYNVIRSREEYTDVIAYFRSKDDILQFLRAYPQYFSVTGNGSHVYFPYRFPEDELKALLTKQRKIATSDRTPEILVIEDVDSCKREVARLQRRAREGRQLILAIDCEGVNLGKEGPLTLIQIGTEEGEVFVFDVLATPDPKDMFIHGGLKALLENPNIRKVIHDCRSDQCALYFQFGVTLTNVFDTSAAYTTIWDQCNIFSGPFRPKLASLLEIFRLTAEQKTEEFAELLHNEQLFGQRPLTEEMIEYASDDVLCLLPVIYESLDKLISPLWRPHFEEKVEQFLEESRIRDPHKMYEEKLGLKAKEE